One window from the genome of Pseudonocardia hierapolitana encodes:
- a CDS encoding FadR/GntR family transcriptional regulator: MGLTAVRPGRLCDGVVAQFEALIASGEWPVGAKIPPEPELVAALGVGRNTVREAVRALEHAGVLEPRRGDGTYVRATSDLGAALMRRARRTTVEHVLAVRTSLERDAAVAAALNRTDADIAAIRAAVEARRAACDQPDRAGFVAADVAFHEAVVAATGNPVLIDLYAGLTEAVQRTVSEIDEHDDDPGAFPGHEELAAAIAAGDPDAARAAAERYLDAARAIVNRSAVRS, encoded by the coding sequence GTGGGACTGACGGCAGTGCGGCCAGGCCGCTTGTGCGACGGGGTGGTGGCCCAGTTCGAGGCGCTCATCGCGTCCGGGGAGTGGCCGGTCGGCGCGAAGATCCCGCCCGAGCCGGAGCTCGTCGCCGCTCTGGGCGTGGGGCGCAACACGGTCCGGGAGGCCGTGCGTGCCCTCGAGCACGCCGGCGTGCTGGAGCCACGCCGCGGCGACGGCACGTACGTGCGCGCCACCAGCGACCTCGGGGCCGCGCTGATGCGGCGGGCGCGGCGCACCACGGTGGAGCACGTGCTGGCCGTGCGCACGAGCCTCGAGCGGGATGCCGCCGTCGCGGCCGCGCTGAACCGCACCGACGCCGACATCGCCGCGATCCGGGCGGCGGTCGAGGCCCGCCGCGCCGCGTGCGACCAGCCCGACCGGGCCGGCTTCGTCGCGGCCGACGTCGCCTTCCACGAGGCGGTCGTCGCGGCCACGGGCAACCCGGTGCTCATCGACCTGTACGCAGGCCTCACCGAGGCGGTGCAGCGCACCGTCAGCGAGATCGACGAGCACGACGACGACCCCGGGGCCTTCCCCGGCCACGAAGAGCTCGCCGCGGCGATCGCCGCGGGCGACCCCGACGCGGCGAGAGCAGCCGCCGAGCGCTACCTCGACGCCGCGCGGGCGATCGTGAACCGCAGCGCGGTGCGTTCGTGA
- a CDS encoding CG0192-related protein, whose translation MAVIHRAQITPTKAELIAGWLPSQTWSGGAAAPLELLGAYRFDDPAGEVGIETHLVRTGEGVVLQVPLTYRGAPLEGAERHLVGTMEHSHLGRRWVYDGCGDPVYAAVLTATIRTGGREAEQWVEADGAPVRRESTARVAGSGTPGAEPPAVAAVAPIDGPATTDVGGLVVLRVIGQATSPDGAETLTGTWPGRDEPALLAYLPR comes from the coding sequence GTGGCCGTCATCCACCGCGCGCAGATCACCCCGACCAAGGCCGAGCTCATCGCGGGCTGGCTCCCGTCGCAGACCTGGTCGGGCGGCGCTGCGGCGCCCCTCGAACTGCTCGGCGCGTACCGGTTCGACGACCCGGCGGGGGAGGTGGGGATCGAGACCCACCTGGTCCGGACCGGGGAGGGAGTGGTGCTCCAGGTGCCGCTGACCTACCGCGGCGCCCCGCTCGAGGGCGCCGAACGCCACCTCGTCGGCACCATGGAGCACAGCCACCTCGGGCGCCGCTGGGTCTACGACGGCTGCGGCGACCCGGTGTACGCCGCGGTCCTGACGGCGACCATCCGCACCGGCGGCCGGGAGGCCGAGCAGTGGGTCGAGGCCGACGGTGCCCCCGTGCGGCGCGAGTCGACCGCCCGCGTGGCCGGTTCCGGTACACCCGGCGCGGAGCCGCCCGCGGTCGCCGCCGTCGCACCGATCGACGGCCCGGCGACCACCGACGTGGGCGGGCTCGTCGTGCTGCGCGTCATCGGGCAGGCGACGAGCCCCGACGGAGCCGAGACGCTCACCGGGACCTGGCCCGGCCGCGACGAGCCTGCGCTACTGGCGTACCTGCCCCGCTGA